In Poecilia reticulata strain Guanapo linkage group LG11, Guppy_female_1.0+MT, whole genome shotgun sequence, the genomic stretch AATTTCATCTTAAAAGGTTTCTATAACATCTGAGTGGTGATGTGTGACTTTGTTTGTTTGGGATGTAAATATAACGTGTAAATATAACTTTCAGTTCttgaaactgctcattttccaaaccccaaaaaacaataacttattGCCAAGAAACGAATGGTTGTTTTAATAAACTTCTTGGGCTGAGATCTAGTTGAGAGCCAAATGGAAATAGTTCCCCCCTAAACAGAGATCTGGTGAACTCAGCCAGTGAAGTGTTAACTGGTGAATAATTTCTGAGTCAGTTTGGCCAAATGTTTCGGTTAATTATCCTGctgaaacaaacatcaaatcaCTTCCCTCCATGGTCATCTCAACCCCAGACCCTGGAAaaggaaataagagaaaaccAAACGCTAATCTTCTGACAATAGTGTGTTTCAAGAACTCTGAAAGTTGGTGGAACCAACTAACGCCCTCAGTtttcggttacctagcaactcactcactctttggttacctagcaactggCGTTGAGTAACTGGCACAGTAGTAGCAATTTCagagtttaagtttttttaggGGTGCTAATAATTTCTGATTATTTCTCAAACAAATACATGAATTAAAATTTGAGTTTCGGTTTTTCTCAAACCTTCAGTGTGAGGTAATGCTGGTCGGGACTCTGCATTAAACCGCAAATGTCTAGAAATGCGACTGTGGACTTTATGGGAAGCTTGGAAACCACAAGTAATGGTTGCCATCAGCTTTAAATGTGTTGTACGTTGTTTTCAGACAGCGATACATTAAAGTAACATCTCtatcagcaggaagtgaacagATCAATCAGATCCCGCCTGAGAAGCTGATGTGGAGACAGGCCATTAGCTTTTAGTGGATCTCAGATTAAATCGATTAGGAGATGACTCAGGCTCATGTGTGGAAAGACAGATCATCAATTTGTTCTCCATGATTCGTtctcagtgattttttttattgaattatatCCGCCTTCATTTGACTGGATATTAAATCAACACAAGGGAGAGTTTAGTTTCGTTTTCGATGTTAAGTGTGATCTGAATTGCTAGACCTGACTCTCAGGTTTAACCCCTTAAATATCGGCATCTTGGTCGGGTCATTCTGTTCAAGTATATATAggatgttaaagctgcagtatgtaagtcataaaaaaatgtaaaactgtccctatgttgtgacagtgagacaaataatctgtgaaaagattgatttCCTACAAAAGTGTTCCTCTCCTGACCAAAAAcgaccaatcacagccagggataggatcttagcgctgtcaattaacctcatgtactcactgctcaatgtgctaatggcggagaaacaacttaccactACAGGAAAACTGTCTATCCACCgtcattggtggctatgctaactaccCTGAGCATTAATGACAGGCTATGCTAGTAGAAGAGCATAGCCTTCTGTTAGCTCTTCTGCAGAGGGGTGAGCAGCGCCACATAGATGGTGATTAACAGTGCTAAGACCCaactcctggctctgattggttgtttctagttagcattGGAAGAAGTCAGAGAGGAGAtctttcttttcacagattatttttcatatgcagtcataaaaaaaatctgaccttGTTAAAATGCCCATCTGTTCATCATCTTGCAGGCCGAGTCGAACGAGTATCGCATCCGGCTGGCTGAGCAGTCGGGGCGACTGCAGGCGGTGGAGCTGCAGTCGGAGGAAAAGGGCCAgcaggtggaggagctgcagcggcTGCTGGAGAACATGAGGGTCGAGAGCGGCCTCCTCAAAGACAAAATGGAGGCGAGGGAGGCGGAGCTGCTGCAAGTCAAAGACGACAGCAAGGAAGGAGTAGAGAACGAGGAAAGGtaagaattaattttttatcaaGTTGAAACTTCCGTTGTAAACGCGGGTAGCGATTTGACAGAGAAAACCTGCAGatggttgttttgttgtttccaaTCAGTTTTCATCGTGTCGTCTGCAGGTGCACAGAGCTCAAGAAACAAGTGGCTGTGCTGAAGGAAAAGATTCATCACCTTGACGACATGATAAAGAGTCATCAGAGGAAGCTCCGCCTCATGATTGAGCAGGTATTTACGCACGCATCAAGGTTGCTCGATGGTCAGTGTTGGATAGTaagtagttacatttactcagttacatttacttgagtgattttttgtggaaaaaattactTATAGGAATAGTTTTACAATGCCAGCAATGAGGAAATGAGACAGAGTTGACACAGGAGGgatttgtgcttttttctgaatattacagtttttgtttgttttggcctGTATCACAGCTGCAGCAGTCACGGACAGTACTCCAAGAGAGGGATCGGGTCATCATGGACCTGGAGGAGAAGGTCGCTTTCCTGGAAGCAGAGGTGAGTAGGTCAAGGGTCAAAGGGAAAACAACTGATCCTCCAAAGGGCTTGTTCACCTTTTAAAGTAGCCATTACTGTGATTCTGAAGTTTCATTACAAACAGTCTTTCCATACATTTGACTGTTTCACAATTTGTGACATTATAACCACAGATCTGATTTTGCCTCTTTACACTGATACCTCCAATTTAACTCACCAATCAATAGTCCACCGTTActttgttaaaacaacaaacggCGTCATAAAAACCAGCAGatgttgtggagaagtttaatgCGGGGCCAGGCTAACTAAATATGTCAGGCTTTCCACATGTCGTAATCTGCATTTCTATTACAAaagtgcacaaaactttgttaatattctgaaaatgtaaaaaaatttgataaaatttgcaattgtggtgtttcctttaaatacgaaacgcaattaaaatcacacatgaataagtttgtttacgtgataagtcattaaaagcCATGCTGCGCTATCATGCTGCAATTACTTCCTGtctcttcttcttcgtggtttgcgccagtggtaacatctggttgttgatcatgtgactcatgtgatgtgaaaaaaagtgtttccattgcagttttgcaaaataaatcagtttcaacacgggcaaaaaaaaaacacctgataCTACcaccaaaatgttttatcaaaaaacaagtttccaTTAAGcgaatttatttacaaaatgtcaaattgcacaattatatggtcaaagaaaacacagctaATGATTACTGCCTAAACCATCGTTTGCACTAAGATGCATGTAagcataaaatcccagtaacgTACTCTGACGTGattttaatatgacaaaatgtgagttAATGGGGGTACAAGTGGTTTTATAAGGAGCTGTAAACATCTTCATGCCACTATTTACATGCAGATTGTACAATTCATGTCAGTTTATTCACTTaagtcaggggtgtcaaactccagtcctcgagggccggtgtcctgcaacttttagaagtgcctctgctgcaccacacctgaatagaataattaagtcattagcaaggctctcgAGAACTGAGgtggtaattaagccatttgattcaggtgttttgtacctgtggcacatctaaaaactgcaggacagcggcccttcaggactggagtttgacacccctgacttAAGTAGACAAAGCTTTATATGGATACATGTGTTTATGAAACTACAGGTTTttgcaaaaagctgaaaatcagAATTTCTGTAAAAGGTGTTAAAAAAATAGCACATAATACGGGAATGAAAGTAAATGATTTTCACTTGTTTCTGCTTGCAGAACAAGGAACTGCATGACCACATGGAGCACTTTCTGGCAGGACGGGACCGTCCTGCCCTGTCCACAGAAAACAAACCCGAAATTGTTTACAGGTGAGGAGACGCCTCCCAGTTTCCTTTGCTACTCGTCATCAAGGCTTTTCTGATCTACATCAGCtcaccgttttgtttttttgcagcaaacCTTTGATTCCAACATCCCCGACCAACAAAGTGCTGCCTTTCATCAAAGTCATCGAGATCAAATCCTGAGCAACATCCATGGAAATGATCTAgaacaaatgtgtaaatatgttttacttacCCTCTGTTAATATATGTGTACACAGATATTTATATGTAGCTCTGCAGTGGTGGGTATTTAACAGACCTCATGTTTGTGGCTTTTTCACATGTAGAATATTTGttgcatgttaaaaacaaataggGCAACATGATGAATTCCTCAAAAGCAGTTAAATGATTTCTTGGATGTTACGCGCGGGCACAAGTCTGTGCAGTTTGTACTTTGACAGGGAAGCCTTCAGGATATAGTGGAAAGCGTTCAAAGAACTACAAGCTCGTGCGAAATAATAAGCAGCTTTATAGGTCAAGTTAGAGACGCTAAACTCATAGGAAACTAATCtgggttaaatgaaaaaaataagtcaatattCTGATGGtttcagcacatttttatgAGTGGCCAGCTTCCTTAAGGGTCACAGTTTAATTCCTCAGTGCTTTGTTCAGACTTTGTTAATGTGTCAGAATGTTTCTCTTACATTAAGTGggtcatttgtgaacaaaaaatgcatttaatgtaACAAAACTCTGGATTTAAACTCCAAATATTCTCTAAGCTATATTATTTTCCAATCTGCAAGGTATTGCTTGAACATGCTCTGTGTCCAGGCTTAACTTCTGttagtcatatttaataatgaatatttaacattgttttgtatttttcttcaacttctgtcaatatttttgttgtgtttctgcaaaAGCTGTAAATAGATATCACAAAGTTAGACATTTTGTTGCAGATTTTCTCcacttttatttaaacctaaataaaaaaacagaataaccTGAATACTGCTGGCGCTTCGTTTCTTACGGGTTTAATTATGGGTTatactgccacctagtggtgcTATGAAGAACAGGAACTGAATTAGATGTatggttgtttttattcctttccGTCTTTAAGTCACATAGAAACACATCTCAGATAAATACAAACCAAACAGCATCAAtaagttataaattaaatatttcacatctgtacaaacaatttttaaaaaacaactaatatttAGATTCACATTTaggcttttaaaaagaaatgtcaaataatttaaaatgaaatctgtaGCAGGTTGGGCCTAATTACCCATTAGGTCCAAAGTTtgcaaacatttctgaagtGTGTGCAACATAAAGGCGATGCCTGGAAAAGTCCCAGTTTTTGTTGAGAACTTTAAAACACAACCTAG encodes the following:
- the tuft1b gene encoding tuftelin 1b isoform X2; the encoded protein is MSVNPRCKRGFVANTFYKDLRRTLRLPLQDQDQAGHISERHSSKKSSIAVVLPQKPSEQKQRAVLITPTEEKVEVIKVFLGARSEAVQSVRMLTDEVSQIQEVRYCLKTLRQQMAARQNSNFNKVPENDFRVNKPINQPPITNNNNNNVALDIQLEDNQEDSTKLREVTRRLYAQLKEMEKQHQEERDRLEAESNEYRIRLAEQSGRLQAVELQSEEKGQQVEELQRLLENMRVESGLLKDKMEAREAELLQVKDDSKEGVENEERCTELKKQVAVLKEKIHHLDDMIKSHQRKLRLMIEQLQQSRTVLQERDRVIMDLEEKVAFLEAENKELHDHMEHFLAGRDRPALSTENKPEIVYSKPLIPTSPTNKVLPFIKVIEIKS